In one window of Mobula hypostoma chromosome 1, sMobHyp1.1, whole genome shotgun sequence DNA:
- the chrm5b gene encoding muscarinic acetylcholine receptor M5b, translating into MMESDLLRNGSMTGNSSNQEEGQSLLKVVSISIITAIVSLVTIVGNILVIVSFKVNSQLKTVNNYFLLSLACADLIIGIFSMNLYASYILIGSWSLGNLTCDLWLALDYVASNASVMNLLLISFDRYFSITRPLTYRAKRTPRRAGIMIGLAWLISFILWAPAILCWQYLVGKRTVPSNECQIQFLSVPTITFGTAIAAFYIPVSVMTILYCRIYKETERRTKDLAELQASNLAPEDEVVVSKRTLLASCFGCVGHKLTHRERSQVSWSSNRSTTVTLRSTNIQNATDEWLKRDNQDSFANYPMSEDDERLTPKSASLASQGQNQNDEYPGEDDTTVSLEEPPAINNYENQNYLVTPVKKQKDKKYIPYKGNKVAVKNSSSSSTSDTSNGCTEIKVTPRSTAEPEVPYIRNMDPNLRLQITKRKRLVLIKEKKAAQTLSAILLAFIITWTPYNIMVLVSTFCSYCIPTSLWHLGYWLCYVNSTVNPMCYALCNKTFRTTFKMLLLFQWKRK; encoded by the coding sequence ATGATGGAATCAGATCTCTTAAGGAATGGATCCATGACTGGTAACAGCTCCAATCAAGAGGAGGGTCAGAGCCTTTTGAAAGTAGTATCAATTTCCATTATTACTGCTATTGTGAGCCTTGTAACAATAGTAGGTAATATTTTAGTCATTGTTTCATTCAAAGTGAACAGCCAGCTAAAGACAGTCAATAACTATTTCCTGTTAAGTCTAGCCTGTGCTGACCTCATCATTGGAATTTTTTCAATGAATCTCTACGCCTCTTATATATTAATCGGCTCCTGGTCGCTAGGAAATTTGACGTGTGATTTGTGGCTTGCGTTGGATTACGTAGCCAGTAATGCCTCTGTCATGAATTTGCTCCTTATAAGCTTCGACCGGTATTTCTCAATCACACGGCCATTAACGTACAGGGCTAAGCGTACTCCCAGAAGGGCTGGTATCATGATTGGACTTGCATGGTTAATATCCTTTATATTGTGGGCCCCTGCAATTTTATGTTGGCAATACTTAGTTGGAAAAAGAACGGTTCCTTCGAATGAATGTCAGATACAATTTTTATCTGTACCTACTATTACCTTTGGCACGGCCATTGCTGCTTTCTACATCCCTGTGTCAGTGATGACGATATTGTATTGTCGCATCTATAAAGAGACCGAAAGACGCACTAAGGACCTGGCAGAATTGCAAGCATCAAACCTTGCCCCTGAAGATGAAGTAGTTGTTTCCAAAAGGACTCTGTTAGCATCCTGCTTTGGATGTGTAGGCCACAAGCTCACACACAGGGAAAGATCCCAAGTATCGTGGTCTTCAAACAGAAGCACAACAGTGACTCTAAGATCCACAAACATACAGAATGCCACAGATGAATGGTTAAAACGTGACAACCAAGATTCTTTTGCAAACTACCCCATGTCAGAAGATGATGAAAGGCTCACcccaaaatctgcctccttgGCATCAcaaggacagaatcagaatgaTGAATACCCTGgagaggatgacacaactgtgtccTTGGAAGAGCCTCCTGCGATAAATAATTATGAAAATCAAAATTATTTGGTGACCCCTGTGAAAAAACAGAAGGATAAAAAGTACATCCCTTACAAAGGTAATAAAGTAGCTGTCAAAAATAGCAGCTCCTCATCCACCTCAGACACAAGTAATGGCTGCACTGAAATAAAAGTAACACCCCGCTCAACTGCTGAACCAGAAGTTCCATATATTAGAAATATGGATCCAAATCTCAGACTGCAGATCACCAAGAGAAAACGGTTGGTTTTGATTAAAGAAAAAAAGGCAGCACAAACACTTAGCGCGATTCTACTGGCTTTCATTATCACATGGACACCGTACAATATCATGGTATTAGTCTCAACGTTCTGCTCATACTGTATCCCAACGTCACTGTGGCATCTGGGGTACTGGCTCTGTTACGTTAACAGCACAGTTAACCCCATGTGCTACGCTCTGTGTAACAAAACCTTCCGTACGACTTTCAAAATGCTGTTACTATTTCAATGGAAGCGGAAGTGA